DNA from Streptomyces sp. NBC_01476:
AGTGAGGCCGCCGGCCGCCGCGAGCGGCCCCTGAGGGCCCGGGAGCAGGTCCGCAGGGGGAATCCCGCCGGATCCCGCCGGGGATCTTGCCGCGAAGCCGGGAGAGGGCCTACAGCTGCGTGTACTGGCGCTTGGTGAGGCCGTACTTCTCGGCGATGTTGTTCCAGAGCTTGACCGCGCGCTTCTTCTGCTCGGTCGCGGTGCCGCTCTCCTTGTCGCCCTCGGCGGTCTCCGAGGTGTTGCGGGCGTGGCCGCCCTTGCAGATCTTGTGCTGCTTGGCCTGGTCGGCCCAGTTCGCGTAGTGCCCGTCGGCGGCGGCGGACGCCTGCCATGCCTTGGTCAGCGCGTCGGTGAGCGCGGCGTGGTCGGGCAGCTTGTCCACCTGGAGGGTGCCGAGCTGGGTCACCAGGCCGGTGCGCTGGCCGGCGGCGGAGCGCAGCGAACCGGCGGCGCTGTCGAGGTCCTTGCAGCCCTTCACGGAGGCGACCGCGCTGACCACCGCGCTGCGGCTGGTGCCACTGGTGTTGAGGAGCGAGTCGAGCGCCTGCGCCTGCTGTTTGACGGCCGCGTCGTCGCCGCTCGCCGCGGGGCCCGAGGAGCCCGCGGATGCGCTGGGGTCGGTGGTGGCCGAGGTCTTGGCGGCCGCGTTGCTCGCGTCGCCGCTCCTGCCGCCGCCGCTCATCAGGCCGCCGACGACCAGTCCCGCCACCACGCAGCCGGCCACCACGATGCCTATGAGCACCTTGGGCGACATCCGGCCGCCGCCCCTGCCGCCTTCGTCGTCGTAGCCGGGCTCGTACGGGCCCGGCTGCTGCCCGTACGGGGGCTGACCGCTCTGGCCGTACTGCGGGGCGCCCTGCTGCTGGGAGGGCGGCGCGATGATGCGCTGCCGCATCGGGGGCGGGCTCGGCACGTCGGTGCGGAAGAGGTGGTCGTAGTCGCTGTCGTGCTGCGGACCGGTCTTCTGCCCCTGGTCGTAGCCGTCGTAGTCCTGGCCGCCGCCGTACTGGGACTGCCCCTGCTGCCCGCCGTACTGCTGGTCGTACCCCTGCTGGCCCTGCCGGCCCTGCCCGCCGTACTGCTGCTGGTCGTACCCGCCCTGCTGGTAACCCTGCTGGGGCTGCTGCTGCTCGTAGCCCTGCGGTTCGTCGTGGAATATCGACAGCGGCATCGCCTGGGTGGCTTCGGCGGGCTGTACGGGCGGCTGGCCGTGCTGCTGCCCGTGCTGCTGGGGCTCGTGCTGGGCCTGCGGTGCCTGCGGCGGTATGGGCGGCAGCGGCGGCACCGGGCCGAGACCGGCCGGATACTGCGGCTGGGCCGGGTCACCGCCGGGGTACGGAGGCAGCATCTGGGTGGCGTCCGCGACCGGTGCCGGTGCGCCGCGGTCGCCGCCCGGCGCGGGCATCCCGGCCGGGTAGGGCGGCAGCATCTGGGTCGCGTCGGCCGGCTCCGGCGTCCCCGGAGGGGGGCTGCCCCACGGGCTGCCGCCGGCGGGCTGCACCTGCTCGCCGTAGGCGTTCTGCCCGCTGGGGTGCACGACGCCCCGGTACGCTTCCGGCGATTCCTCGCCGCGTCCGCTGCTGTGCATCGCCGCCCACTCCCGCCTCTGCCCCGTGTCGCAACCGTCGGCCAACGCTACCGGGTTATCCGGAAGAGCGGCCACGCGGCCGGTGGAGTGAGTCCGGGAGCACACCGCGCGGGCGTGGTCGCTTTCCGTGCGGGGCCCGGCCTCGCGGGGGTTGCCCTGCGCTTTGACGGCCGTGCGGTGATGCGGTGTCGGTCCGGTAACGATTCGGTGCGGCCCCGCACCTGACGCTCTCCATCCGCCGTCAGGCCGCCTCGCGTTCGACCAGCTGAGCGCTGAACTCGCGTACGGCGGGCTCGGTTTCGTACGGCTCCAGGCGGCGGCGGAAGTCCTCCAGATACTCGGTGCCGCGGTTGGAGCGCAGCCCGGAGAGCAGGGTGACCGCCTGGCTGCCGGTGTGGCAGGCCAGTTCGATCTCGCGCTGCTGGACCTGGGCGTCGGCCAGCAGCAGCAGGTCGATCGCGCGGCGCCGGGAGCGCGTCTCGGGGTGGGCGGCGAGCGCCTCCTCGGCCCGCCGGGCGGCCGGCGCGGCCTCGCCCAGGTCGCGGTGGCAGTGGGCGAGTTCGTCGGCGAGGTAGGCGTGGTCGAAGTGGGCGATCCAGGCCGGGTCCTCCTCCGGCCGCGAGCGTTCCATGGCGTCGGTGGCCAGGGCGGCCACGGCGGAGAAGGTGCGGGCGTCGCCGAGCAGCGCGTGGCCGCGCGCCTCGGCGGCGTAGAACATCGCCTCGGCGGTGGCGGTGACCTGGCCGCGGGCGCCTTCCTGGGCGGCGCGGGCGAGTTGGGCGATCTCCCGGGGGTTGCCGAGGGACGCGGCGAGGTGGCTCATGCTGGCGGCGAGGATGTAGCCGCCGTAGCCGCGGTCGCCTGCCGCCTGGGCGAGCCGCAGCGCCTGGATGTAGTAGCGCTGGGCCAGACCTGGCTGTCCGGTGTCGACCGCCATGTAGCCGGCGAGTTCGGTCAACCGGGCGACGGCCGAGAAGAGTTCACGGCCGACGGACTCGCGGTAGCTGCCGCCGAGCAGCCCGGAGACCACGCTGTTGAGGTAGTGCACGACCACCGGCCGGACGTGGCCGCTGCCGAAGCGGTGGTCGAGGTCGGTGAGGGCCTGGGTGGTGGCGTTGACCGCCTCGACGTCCGATCTGCCCACCCGGGCGCCGCCGTTGCGGGCCACGCCCTGGTCGGGGCGGGTGATCAGCCAGTCGCGGCTGGGCTCGACGAGAGCGGAGGCGGCGACCGTGGAGCCGGTGAGGAAGTCACGGCGGCCCACGTCACTGCGCCACAGCTCGCAGACCTGCTCGATGGCGCCGAGCACCGTCGGCGAGAAGTGCAGGCCGATGCCGGTGGCCAGATTCTTGCCGTTGGCCATGCCGATCTCGTCGATGGACACGGCCCGGCCGAGCTTGCGGCCCAGCGCCTCGGCGATGATGCCCGGTGCCCGGCCGCGCGGCTGCTGGCCACGCAGCCACCGGGCCACGGACGTCTTGTCGTAGCGCAGGTCGAGGCCGTGTTCCGCCCCGCACATGTTGACCCGGCGGGCCAGCCCGGCATTGGAGCAGCCGGCCTCCTGGATCAGAGACTGCAGCCTTTCGTTCGGCTGCCGCGCCACTAACGGTCGTGCCGCCATCGATCCCCCCTCGTCGTTCCCATAGGAAGGTCAATTCCCACCAGAAGGCCGAAATACGCGTGTTGTGGCGGTAATTCACCTTTGCCGGACGGTTTTCCGGCCCACCGTTGACTACCCGGATCGCGGGCCGCCGCCCGCACGCGCCCCCGGCAGTGCATCCGTGCGCCCGCAGTGAGCCGCGCGTTCACCCCGCCCGCACCCCGTAACTCCTGGTGACGGCGGAAGTTGTGCAGCGCGTGGAACACACCATCGGAGCCCCGCGGCAGCTCGCCGGCCAACTGCTCGACACGGCGGTCCGATACGCGCTGGAGCGGCACTGGGACGTGCTGCCCGGTTCATGGCTGGACAGGGAAGCGGGGGGCGCACCCCGCTGCTCGTGCGCCGCGCCCTCCTGCCCGGCGGCCGGCGCCCACCCGACCCGGCCGGACTGGGTCACCCAGGCGACGGGCAACCCGGCCCAGGTACGCGGGATGTGGCAGCGCAGTCCGCTCGCGTCGGTGCTGCTGCCCACCGGCCGCACCTTCGACGCGATCGACGTGCCGGAGAGCGCCGGCCTGCTGGCGCTCGCCCGGCTGGAGCGGATGCAACTGCCGCTCGGACCGGTGATCTCCATGCCGACCCGCAGGCTGGCCTTCTTCGTCCTGCCCGGCGCCGCCGCCAAGGTGCCGGCGCTGCTGCGCGGGCTCGGCTGGCCGCCGGAGTCGCTCGACCTCGTGGTGCGCGGCCAGGGCGACTGGGTGACCGCGCCGCCGAGCCGGATGGGGACAGGAGGCTCGGCGCAGTGGCTGCGCGAGCCGAACGAGCTCAACCGCTGGCTGCCCGACGCGGCGGAACTGCTGAGGCCCCTGGTGTACGCGTGCGGTCAGGAGGCGGTCACCGCCCGCGCACGGTGACCGGCCGCGCTCCCTGCGTGAGCTGGTGCCTGACCGGAAACCGGCCCCGACCCGTCGTCACTGTCAGTGGTCCCCTCTAGGGTGGCTCCACGGACGAGGTGTGCGCGCCGCCGCCGGCCGGCGGCGGGCAGAGCTCTGGGCGCGCTACGGGGAGAGGTGCCACACGATGGGGCAGCCGAAGGAGACCACGCACGGCGAGGGCAGCGGCCCCCGGTCGTACCCGAGCCTGCCCGCCTACGGGACGACGGCGACCGGCCCCGCTCCGGCCGGCCGGGGGCCGGTCCCGGCGGTGCTGGTGCGCGGGCTGTGGAAGCGGTTCGGGGAGCAGGCGGCCGTTGCCGGCATCCACCTCGAACTGCCCGCGGGCCGCTTCATCGGTCTGGTCGGGCCGAACGGCGCGGGGAAGACCACCACGCTCTCCATGGTGACCGGGCTGCTGCGGCCGGACGACGGCACCGTGCAGATCTCCGGCCACGACGTGTGGACCGACCCGGTGGCGGTGAAGTCCCGGATCGGCGTGCTGCCGGAGGGCCTGCGGCTCTTCGAGCGGCTCTCCGGGCGCGAACTGCTCGCCTACACCGGCCGGTTGCGCGGCCTGCCCGGCGAGGAGGTCGACAAGCGGGCCGCCCAGCTGCTCGACGTACTGGACCTCGCCGACGCCCAGCACAAGCTCGTCGTCGACTACTCCACCGGGATGCGCAAGAAGATCGGCCTGGCCGCGGCGCTGCTCCACAACCCCGAAGTCCTCTTCCTCGACGAGCCGTTCGAGGGCGTCGACCCGGTGTCCGCGCAGGTCATCCGCGGGGTGCTGGAGCGCTATACGGCCACCGGCGGCACCGTGGTGTTTTCTTCGCACGTGATGGAGCTGGTGGAGAGCCTGTGCGACTGGGTCGCGGTGATGGCGGCCGGCCGGATCGTGGCCCGCGGCCCGCTCGCCGAGGTCCGCGGTGCGGCGCCCAGTCTCCAGGACGCCTTCCTCTCCCTGGTCGGCGCGGACCGCCGCGGCGGACAGGACCTGGACTGGCTCGGCGGCGGTGCCCTGTGACCGCCTCCGGCACGCAGGCACTCGGCGGCCAGCGGCCCGCCGCTCCCCGGTCGCCCTCGGTCACCCCGGTCTTCGTACGGCTGAAGCTGGCGGTGCTCCGCAACGGACTACGCCAGTCCCGCGGCCGCACCATCGGCTGGGCGGTCGGCGTCAGCTTCGCGATGCTCTACGCCCTCGGCCTCGGCGCCGGCATGATCGCGCTGCGCGGAAATCACTACGCGCCCGCCGCCGCGCTCACCCTCACCATCGTGCTGGGCCTGGGCTGGGCGGTGATGCCGCTCTTCTTCTTCGGCGGTGACGACACCCTCGACCCGACCCGGCTGTCGATGCTCCCGCTGCGCCCCCGCCCGCTGATAACCGCGCTGCTGACGTCGTCACTGATCGGCGTCGGTCCGCTCTTCACCCTGCTGGTGTCGACCGGCGCGGTGGTCGCGGTCGCCCACGGCTCCGCGGCGACCGCCGTCGCCGTCCTGGCGGTGCTCCTGCTGCTGGTGACCTGCGTGGCGCTCTCCCGGGCGGTGGCCGCCGCCAACACCCGGCTGCTGACCAGCCGCAGAGGCCGCGACCTGGCGCTGCTCAGCGGCCTGTTCGTGGCCGTCGGCGCCCAGCTGGTCAACCTCGGTCTCAGCTCGCTCTCCTCCAACGGCGGGCTGCACCGCGCCACGTCGGCGGCCGCGGTACTGCGCTGGATCCCCCCGGCATCCGCCGTGGACGCGGTGCGGTCCACCAGCCGCGGCGCGTACGGACTGGCCGCGCTCCAACTCCTCTACGGGGTCGCCGTCCTCGCGCTGATCCTGCGCTGGTGGTACCGCAGCCTCTTCCGGCTGATGGTGTCCCCCGACTCGTCCACCATCCAGGCGGCGCCGGACACGGTCAAAGGCAGTGCGGCCGGCGCCGGACTGCCGAGCCGGCTGACCGCGGCCCTGCTGCCTGACCGGCTCCTCGCGGGCCGCACCGGCACCG
Protein-coding regions in this window:
- a CDS encoding transcriptional regulator, with protein sequence MAARPLVARQPNERLQSLIQEAGCSNAGLARRVNMCGAEHGLDLRYDKTSVARWLRGQQPRGRAPGIIAEALGRKLGRAVSIDEIGMANGKNLATGIGLHFSPTVLGAIEQVCELWRSDVGRRDFLTGSTVAASALVEPSRDWLITRPDQGVARNGGARVGRSDVEAVNATTQALTDLDHRFGSGHVRPVVVHYLNSVVSGLLGGSYRESVGRELFSAVARLTELAGYMAVDTGQPGLAQRYYIQALRLAQAAGDRGYGGYILAASMSHLAASLGNPREIAQLARAAQEGARGQVTATAEAMFYAAEARGHALLGDARTFSAVAALATDAMERSRPEEDPAWIAHFDHAYLADELAHCHRDLGEAAPAARRAEEALAAHPETRSRRRAIDLLLLADAQVQQREIELACHTGSQAVTLLSGLRSNRGTEYLEDFRRRLEPYETEPAVREFSAQLVEREAA
- a CDS encoding bifunctional DNA primase/polymerase encodes the protein MEHTIGAPRQLAGQLLDTAVRYALERHWDVLPGSWLDREAGGAPRCSCAAPSCPAAGAHPTRPDWVTQATGNPAQVRGMWQRSPLASVLLPTGRTFDAIDVPESAGLLALARLERMQLPLGPVISMPTRRLAFFVLPGAAAKVPALLRGLGWPPESLDLVVRGQGDWVTAPPSRMGTGGSAQWLREPNELNRWLPDAAELLRPLVYACGQEAVTARAR
- a CDS encoding ABC transporter ATP-binding protein gives rise to the protein MGQPKETTHGEGSGPRSYPSLPAYGTTATGPAPAGRGPVPAVLVRGLWKRFGEQAAVAGIHLELPAGRFIGLVGPNGAGKTTTLSMVTGLLRPDDGTVQISGHDVWTDPVAVKSRIGVLPEGLRLFERLSGRELLAYTGRLRGLPGEEVDKRAAQLLDVLDLADAQHKLVVDYSTGMRKKIGLAAALLHNPEVLFLDEPFEGVDPVSAQVIRGVLERYTATGGTVVFSSHVMELVESLCDWVAVMAAGRIVARGPLAEVRGAAPSLQDAFLSLVGADRRGGQDLDWLGGGAL
- a CDS encoding transporter; this translates as MTASGTQALGGQRPAAPRSPSVTPVFVRLKLAVLRNGLRQSRGRTIGWAVGVSFAMLYALGLGAGMIALRGNHYAPAAALTLTIVLGLGWAVMPLFFFGGDDTLDPTRLSMLPLRPRPLITALLTSSLIGVGPLFTLLVSTGAVVAVAHGSAATAVAVLAVLLLLVTCVALSRAVAAANTRLLTSRRGRDLALLSGLFVAVGAQLVNLGLSSLSSNGGLHRATSAAAVLRWIPPASAVDAVRSTSRGAYGLAALQLLYGVAVLALILRWWYRSLFRLMVSPDSSTIQAAPDTVKGSAAGAGLPSRLTAALLPDRLLAGRTGTVMERQFRYLWREPRSRAGLATGLAVGLLLPLVAVVQHGTVYQCLWAAGLLGMQMYNQFGMDGSAFWTVAATISTRRDAALELRGRALALVAIAVPYVTVVTVGAALLLGRTAVLPETLGLSFAFLGALTATGSYASVRYPYAVPQGNGFTAGAPGQGGLVALNVVGGTLSGAVFCFPVLGLSLALHLTGHHELLWTVLPVGVVYGAVVGAAALRFTAPRLLDRLPEILAVVGKA